In Oncorhynchus masou masou isolate Uvic2021 unplaced genomic scaffold, UVic_Omas_1.1 unplaced_scaffold_2398, whole genome shotgun sequence, the genomic stretch TGGAGGAAACTcgacaccatccctatggtgaagcatggtggtggcagcattatgctgtggggatgtttttcatcagcagggactgggagactagtcaggattgagggaaagatgaacggagcaaagtacagagagatccttgatgaaaacttgctccataGTGCTccgtacctcagactggggcgaaggttcaccttccaacaggacaacaaccaagACTATGCAAAAGTGGCTTAGGGAGTGGcccagcccggacttgaacccgtttGAACatctcctggagagagagaaaatagttgCGCAGTGACGCTTCCCAGacgacctgacagagcttgagaggctctacagagatgaatgggaggaagtccccaaatacaagtgtgccaagcttgtagaatcatacccaagaagacttaaagactgtaatcgctgccaaaggtgcttgaacaaagtactgagtaaagggtctggatacttatttaaatgtgatatttcagtttaaatTTCTTATGAATTTGCATAATActcttaacctgtttttgctttgtcattatgaggtatgtGTAGATTGAAAAAACTAaataatcaattttaaaataaggatgtaacctaacaaaatgtggaaaatcaagggggctgaatactttccaaaggcactgtaaatcAATAAAAAATTTCCATATCAGTGCCCATCACTATGAATAATTGAGCTCTCTTTTTTCACAGGGTGTGAAATTAAAGAAACGCCAAGATGTCAGAGTGAGTAACTTAGAACGAACATTGATTATGATCAAACATTTATTATGACGTAAATGACCCAGTCCAAGTTTTCCCTTaacctttattttttttaaattaaacaatATATTGTACCTCCACAGGAAAAAGATGTCTTCGAGTCGGAGACATTACCTGAAGGTAAACATTTTCAAATATCTGATGTTAATCGTTGTTTCATGATTATTTTTTTACTGCAGTAGCAACCATGGGAACATGCTTTGAgttgggggtgctggtggggggaggggggagtgaaAAAAACTCCTTTATCAATTAATTACATTTTGAATTTATAGTAAATTGCAAATACAGTTGAGGTGTTTTTTGGGTCTGAAAAAAAGGCCTTTTATAAAATAATTCCATGCAATTCTACGTCATTTACATGACATTGCCAGAatattttttattatgttttttatttattttaatactCTGACCGTGATAAACTGAGAGTAATAACAACGACCTGGTCTTAAATTCAAACAATAGCTCTGGCCAATGAAGAGACTCTagaatatgaatatgaatatgaagCCTCGGCTACTCACCGGTGATGTTTGATGCGCTCGTGCCTATAGCCTGACAGTGCAaccaaccatagaaatataatccgtAGATAgcagttcccattcaagtcaggACTGACAGCCATTGCTAGCTCACCCATGAGTTTAACCGTCAAAtttccagggttagaggttccaaaacccttcaatggattatATGTTTATGGCCACAACGTAATAATCTGTTCCATATTAGGTGTGCAGTGCTGCCCAAATTGCGACCTTCCCGACTGTAAATGCTTGTGATAAAACTTAATCCACAGTTATTTTTAGAAGCTTTTGATCTTCTGTGGCTAAATTATGCTCTCTGGTGTAGTATTTTATTCATGTCTGTACAGACAGGAGTAAtaaaaatttaaatttaaatttaaaaaactatACAATTTTGCCCAAATTATTTCAATGAATCAGGGAGTGATGCAGCACCTCCAGCACCCCTGCTTCTTTTCGGCTATGTCAGCAACCATAAATACAAGGGTTATACTGGAGAACACATGAAAGCCTGTTTACAAAAAAGTCTACTTGATTACGGTCGGGCTAGGCTTTTCATAAGTGTAACCTGCATGCTTTTCATTGTCTCCAGAGCTTGATGCTCTCCATTGCTAAAGGCTTACTGGAAGAAGAGGCAAAGGAGAACGAGCAGGAGAGAATAAGATGGATGGAAGAGAACTGCCCTCCCCTGTCCCTACCAAGGGGGACTCAACAGTTAATGGTAAACCAAACAACTAATCTAATAATTACATTATATTCCTCAAGCAACGGGGGTGGCCGATGCCATCACATCAGACAAACTCCTTGAATGCCTTACTCATTGAAGTTTGCAGTTGTGTCAAGAAAATATACTtgggtgtcaggacccggttacgaacctgggtctccggagtgagaaacagtcacttaaccaactgagccacgaatagtcagcagaacccagaagatgaggcagacacagcagtacttaagacggtgtatttaataaagtaaaaaggagaagtccttcaatacaaaaaatggcaaatccaaaaggtggtaggaatagcacaaaaaagcctcaagagatactcaaaaacaaaattccacaagagcatccaccggaatcgacaagaatacacagaacactagggctgggtgctaacatacaaacacagagcacagaactgagggaaactaagggtttaaatacaatcaggggaagcgaggcacaggtgcaaataataatggggaacaagggaaaaaacatgaggtcaaaaagcacaatgggggcatctagtgaccaaaacccggaacaaccctggccaaatcctgacagaatcccccccctaggaacggctcctgacgttcctaccagctctctcagggtggagggccctgaactgacgaatgaggtcagggtccaggatgtctttggcaggaacccaggagcgctcctcgggaccgtagccttcccagtccaccagatactgccaggaccgctgcacccggcgggaatccagtatccgatggacggtataagccggctggcctccaatgacacgaggcggagggggaggtctgtctgccgggacaaggggagaaaaaacaacaggttttaacaatgaaatgtgaaatgtgggattaatcttaagggatctgggtacgtgtaggcgataagaaactgggttaactctcctggcaaccttgaagggaccgatgtatttttgggacagcttgcgagactccacccgtagaggtaagtctcttgtggagagccagactctctggccggggcgcagggtaggcccgggacggcgacgtctgttggcttgttgttggtacctctgtgaggaacgcataagattaagatgggtcttcctccacataagccgacagcgtctgacgaacttcaaggctgaaggcactctgacttctgcctcctggtccgggaacaatggaggagcatagccaaactgacactcgtgcggggacataccagtggaggaggagcgcaaggtgttgtgcgcgtattcggcccaaacaatagaggatgaccatgtggacgggttgtcacgagtcatacatcggagggtggtttccagctcttgattcatcctctctgtttggccgttgaactccggatggtaccctgaagatagactggcagaagcccccatgagttggcagaaggccttccaaaaccttgaggcgaactggggacctctgtcagaaaccatatcttgaggaatgccgaagactcggaacacatgattaattaccaactcagccgtttccttggcagaaggtaacttagtcagagggacgaacctggccgcctttgaaaacctgtcgattatgactaggatagtagtattgccatgggatggaggaagtccagtaataaagtccaatgagatatgggaccatggggaacaggtaaagggtgaaggagtccttgagggcggaggtgagaagatttgccctggcagcacacgggacaggcattgacgaaagtggcaacgtcttctcttatggtaggccaccagaacttacgctggatgaactccaaggtgcgacctatgcccggatgacaggtgaggcgagaggagtgcccccacagaaggacctgagtcctcactgccttggggacaaacaactgattggcaggacctcctttcgggtccggttcgctagcttgagcacgtctcacggtatcctcaacttgccacgagatcggagccacaatcttagcagcaggaaggacaggcatgtccgtgtcatctcgaatggcaggagcgtagactcgggacagggcatccagtttgagattcttcgacccgggccgataggtgaggataaactggaatcgattgaagaaaagagaccatctagcttgtctagagttcaaccgcttcgcctgctggatatactccagatttttgtggtccgtaagcacttgaaacgggtgagaagccccctcgagccagtgtctccattccttcaatgccatcttaaccgctaggagttcacgatccccacatcgtagttcctctcagtcggggtaagccggtgtgagaagaaagcgcacggatgaagcttcttgtcttcacccctctgagacaggacagctccaacaccaacctctgatgcgtctacctccaccacaaatggttcatccgtagtcggtagtatcaggatgggagcagagagaacgcgctgcttgagtccttggaaggccgtctcagcttctcttccccacaaaaaccttgcattgccacccttggttaaagctgagagaggggctgccaccaagctgaagttcttgatgaacttgcggtaaaagtttgtgaagcccaggaaacgctgaacttccttaacggatttggggtgggccaatccgctaccgccctaccttcctggggtccatttggactcgaccgggttccactacaaatcccaggaattgtactcgggatggatggaattcacatttttccggcttaacgtacagatggctgtccaggagacgtttgagtacttgtctgacatgcttagtgtgttcttgaagggagctcgaaaagatgaggatgtcatccaagtaaacgaacacaaatatgttaagcatatccctaagcacatcgtttatgagcgcttggaacaccgctggggcgttggtcaggccgaagggcatcaccaagtattcatagtgaccagtaggcgtgttgaaagcggtcttccactcgtcaccaggtctgatccgcacaagatggtatgcgttccgcaggtcaagcttagtgaaaacaactgcttcctggagcagctcgaaggctgtggccataaggggtagcgggtaacggttacggacggttatggcattgagtccccggtagtcgatgcaaggacgtaatccaccgtctttcttggccacaaagaaaaaccctgctcccgccggggaggtggatggacgcatgaggcctgcttccagagcgtccttgatgtaggtatccatagcagctcgttcgggtggagatagggaaaagatccgacccctggggggcaagtgcccggaaacaggtcgatggggcaatcgtaaggtctatggggtggtagcatggtggccctctgtttgctaaacaccagtttgaggtcatggtaacactcgggaactcgggtcaggtcgatggattctaaagactcgggagtagaactcggggaattctggaaaatacaagtagcttggcacgtaggaccccactgcttgatagtgcccacagaccagtcgatgtgagttttatggctgtgaagccaggggtatccaaggacgagagggaactcggaacaggagatcaaatgaaagttcatcaattcctggtgttgtgaaactgaaagtcgcaaggaggtagtgacatgagtgacaagtccagatcccaaagggcttccatccaatgtagtgaccctcatgggttcacttagaggttcagaggaacgccattctccttcgcccagacaccatccatgaagttacctgcggctccagagtctaccaaggcttgaaggtgaagcttgtggttgtcccaggagagggtgactggaatgagcagacgggagttggacggatgggaggaggttatgtttcccgttacagttccccccggtctgtacgggacagagcgtttccctggagcccgggacacgtggaacggaaatggcccggtttgccgcaatataaacagcgtcgctccctcatccggcggtctctctcagcctgggagatgcgtccaatctgcatgggttccgatggagccagcgaggttaaaggtggggactcggagctgggactgataggggctagaggtctacggttgagttctctctctctcagacgctggtcaatgcgtgaggccaacttgatcagggactcgagattgtccggtggttcccgagtggccagttcatcttggatagtgtcggaaaggcctttcagaaagcacaccgtgagcgcctcgttgttccagccacttgctgctgccaccgtgcggaactggatggcatagtccgtcacgctgcgccaaccttggtggagagtcaggagctgtttggctgagtcagaaccactgcttgggctttgaaacactcgtttgaattcctcagcaaaggcagagtagctggcacagcaggaactatgggtatcccacacagcagtagcccaggccagggctttttccgacagcagggtgatgatataagcgatcttagaccggtcggtgggaaacgacgagggttgtagctcaaaggagagagaaaccctttacaagcacttggatcacctgagaaccgttggggaggtggaagacgaggttcagccagggggttaactgccatgggtacgtgaatctgaggtactgggacgggaactgttgccggggtaagacgatcagatatttgcttaatggaagtcagcatctccgacagaagatgagaatgtctagccattaaggcctcttgctgaaccagggcggcttcgtggcgttggacagtctcctggtggtgagacagcatggcaaaaaggtcctgggaactggctgcctctgggttcatttttggctctgtgtttctgtcaggacccggttacgaacctgggtctccggagtgagaaacagtcacttaaccaactgagccacgaatagtcagcggaacccagaagatgaggcagacacagcagtacttaagacggtgtatttaataaagtaaaaaggagaagtccttcaatacaaaaaatggcaaatccaaaaggtggtaggaatagcacaaaaagcctcaagagatactcaaaaacaaaaacagaattccacaagagcatccaccggaatcgacaagaatacacagaacactagggctgggtgctaacatacaaacacagagcacagaactgagggaaactaagggtttaaatacaatcaggggaagcgaggcacaggtgcaaataataatggggaacaagggaaaaaacatgaggtcaaaaagcacaatgggggcatctagtgaccaaaacccggaacaaccctggccaaatcctgacacttggGATATTGTTTTCAACAGGAAATATTCAAAAATATCTGGAGTGAATCTTTAATGTGGTATTTCACTCCACAATCAAAGTTTGGTCTAACCCTAAATATATTTGGAGTGGGGTGTGGATGGATGTGCCTTTGTATAAAGATGATTACAAGATTTGTTGCTGTATTCAAATGTGTTGAATAACGTTTTCATAATAATATTAGTAGTTGTATTATCATTATGATGATGctgattattatttttattattaatgTCTGCTATTTGTTGATATCACCTCAGGAGTTCTTGAAAGAGTTACACCATAAGATTGACGTGATAGATGAGGAGAGATATGATCTGGAGAACAAAGTGAACAAATCCACCAAGGAGGTATATCGAAATTCACTTTCCCTCACACCTCCTAAAACTTGAAATCCATTCCATCAGTAGAAACAATGTGTTGACAGTTGTTGTTCTCTTCTTCCATTGACCAGATTGAAGATTTGAACATTAAAGTTATTGACTTGAAGGGCAAGTTCAAGAAGCCAACTTTGAGGAAAGTGCGTATGTCTGCTGATGCTATGCTCCAGGCTCTGCTGGGCTCCAAGCACAAGGTGTCCATGGATCTGAGAGCCAACCTGAAACAAGTAAAGAAGGAGGTGAAAGAAGAGGTGTGTAACTGTTCAATAACACAACAGTATATTGTAGAGTTGTCTCATCGACTAACTTTGTTCTGGTGCACTTATTCTGAGTCACTGATCATTTAGACAAATCACAATTTGAGAGGGGAGATTTGGACCATAGACTTGCCGAAAATTGTCTGAGAGTTACCGTTTTAGAGGGGTGGAGACTTATTAACTTGTCTCATTAGCACATTTCCCCCCCCCATGGCTGATTGATTTTATATAGAGTTGCCCCAAACCACTAGGATATATTAGTGAGATATATTTTTATCCCCCTACTGTAAGTAGGATTGGGGGAAGGGTCAAGGGTCATCTACAgtagatctgtggttagggacAACTTCTACTGCAAGCCTTAAAATTGGCCATAGAACTGCTGCCAAACAACTTCTGCTGGAACGATTATGTGACAAACAAGCCACCTTATTTGCCTTTACCACTCTATCTCAAGGTTTCATGGACACCATTTAGTGAATTCTAAACCCTGAACCTTTGACTATGTTGCTATTGCAGGATAAGGAACTGCGTAATGTTGGAGACTGGCGTCAGAACATTGAAGACAAGTCTGGCATGGATGGCAGGAAGAAGATGTTTGAGTCCGAGAGTTAAATTAGTCCACATATAGATCCCGATAAGCCAAAGTTATTTGTTCGACCGAATGGGAAAACATTTGTGTGAGCAACTTTCATTGGTTGATGCTAGAAATGGCTGATAAGCAACACATAGCTCAGAGTTTGTCATATTTATCACCGAGGTACAATTTGCACCAGCGTATG encodes the following:
- the LOC135538876 gene encoding troponin I, fast skeletal muscle-like — its product is MSEKKMSSSRRHYLKSLMLSIAKGLLEEEAKENEQERIRWMEENCPPLSLPRGTQQLMEFLKELHHKIDVIDEERYDLENKVNKSTKEIEDLNIKVIDLKGKFKKPTLRKVRMSADAMLQALLGSKHKVSMDLRANLKQVKKEVKEEDKELRNVGDWRQNIEDKSGMDGRKKMFESES